One part of the bacterium genome encodes these proteins:
- a CDS encoding thymidine phosphorylase: LKDIGVCMIGQTAEIAPADKKLYALRDVTGTVESIPLISASIMSKKLAEGIDALVLDVKVGNGAFMKSFERAAELAKNLISIGENSGKSVIALLTNMDEPLGKAVGNWIEMRESIETLRGNGPDDLVELTAAFSAYMLILAKPELTYEEAYIRSKANLRNGRAYEKFLQIVQRHGGDTNILTDLDGYPKTKHAIPITAKSEGFVLSINSLEIGMAGVLIGAGRQKKEDNIDYSSGIMIHKKVGDRVKKGEALATVYVSLDEQLEPACHKIEQAYEIGFNAPDKKPLILAVMDKDGFREMD, translated from the coding sequence CGTTAAAAGATATCGGTGTCTGTATGATAGGGCAGACCGCCGAGATAGCGCCTGCAGACAAAAAATTGTATGCATTGAGAGATGTCACCGGAACGGTCGAATCCATACCATTAATTTCTGCCAGCATTATGAGCAAAAAATTGGCGGAAGGAATTGACGCTTTGGTACTGGACGTAAAAGTGGGCAACGGCGCTTTTATGAAATCTTTTGAGCGTGCTGCCGAGCTTGCAAAAAATCTTATATCGATAGGGGAAAACTCCGGTAAGTCGGTAATAGCATTATTAACGAATATGGACGAACCTCTCGGCAAAGCGGTTGGTAATTGGATTGAAATGCGGGAATCGATCGAAACGCTGCGGGGCAATGGACCGGACGACCTTGTTGAATTGACAGCTGCGTTTTCGGCTTATATGCTGATCTTGGCAAAGCCGGAGTTAACTTACGAAGAGGCATACATTAGATCTAAAGCGAATTTAAGGAATGGGCGCGCTTACGAAAAATTTTTACAAATAGTTCAGCGCCATGGAGGCGATACAAATATACTTACTGATCTTGATGGGTATCCCAAAACAAAACACGCCATCCCCATCACAGCAAAAAGTGAAGGTTTTGTCCTGTCGATTAACTCCCTCGAGATCGGGATGGCGGGAGTTCTTATTGGAGCAGGGCGCCAGAAGAAAGAAGACAATATTGATTATTCTTCCGGCATCATGATTCATAAGAAAGTGGGTGACAGGGTTAAAAAGGGAGAAGCTCTGGCGACAGTGTATGTCAGCCTTGACGAACAACTCGAACCTGCATGTCATAAAATTGAGCAAGCTTATGAGATTGGATTCAATGCACCCGATAAAAAACCGTTGATTTTAGCGGTTATGGACAAGGACGGCTTCCGTGAAATGGACTAG
- a CDS encoding sigma-70 family RNA polymerase sigma factor, whose product MDSPERVLLEKREKQKKEDFATISRAINGDQKAYKDLMSRYQSQIFSLMYRMVRSTAEAEDLVQEAFMKAFTSIRNFNYEYAFSTWLYKIATNNCIDHLRKKKLQTFSIDAPIAYKDSSYTMEIPDLTYYPEKEMMRKERNSIIKVAIDELPEKYKTVIFLRHSEELSYEEIAVMLKIPIGTVKARIFRAREMLNKFLKGKIDKGS is encoded by the coding sequence ATGGATAGTCCAGAGAGAGTGCTGCTTGAAAAAAGAGAGAAGCAAAAAAAAGAAGATTTTGCGACCATATCCAGAGCGATAAATGGCGATCAAAAAGCGTATAAAGATCTCATGAGCCGTTACCAGTCGCAAATTTTCAGTTTGATGTACCGCATGGTCCGCTCTACGGCTGAGGCGGAGGATCTGGTGCAGGAAGCGTTTATGAAGGCTTTTACATCGATTCGAAACTTCAATTATGAATACGCATTTAGTACTTGGCTATATAAGATTGCAACAAACAACTGCATCGATCACTTAAGGAAAAAAAAATTGCAAACATTTTCGATTGATGCGCCGATTGCCTATAAGGACTCTTCGTATACTATGGAGATCCCGGATTTGACGTATTATCCTGAAAAAGAAATGATGCGCAAAGAAAGGAATTCGATTATCAAAGTGGCCATTGACGAATTGCCGGAAAAATACAAAACGGTTATTTTTCTTCGCCACTCGGAAGAGCTTTCATATGAAGAGATTGCAGTTATGTTAAAGATTCCGATTGGTACGGTAAAGGCAAGAATTTTCAGGGCGCGTGAAATGCTGAATAAATTTCTAAAAGGAAAAATTGACAAAGGATCGTGA
- a CDS encoding tetratricopeptide repeat protein, translating to MTFLSPNKFHEGMYLFIFLFFAVLPAVYSQTSSNLLNLAKNYEEDGLYEKAVPIYEELYKKDLTNIVVLDRLKNVYRVLSKHDGLLLVLTNQLKKDSANIALLCELADALYKSKNIPIAQNIVQKIIALDPGSEGTYRLVITVLMGNRRFDEVEQTYRTARKNLANDKLFILEMASLLVYKNEYYLAAKEFLRYYNLNPGSQDYVKTQILQFPNNSNDNQLVIKAIRENLEFNKEDYALNKFLIDVLIKNQNYESAFEQSKLVDTKRGKNGAEILSFANMMFDNRQFGISQEAYAYFLTLYPNAPQAEMGIAKCFESMGSNDVLIVAQSDTASFKQKIKENISADRAIQTYQMLIAKYPNSEWSAEAYFHIGEIKLRKFFDVQEAFVNFSKAVDSKNPFRIESMFRLGECYLTEGRLDRSLTQYTMINAETRDAATRDRALFHEAEIYFFMEKFDSCLSRMKSLSRSQNGLYVNDALSYVLLIQENQKETHLLTMFARASLYFVQKKYSEALALLSEIIHVSPNAAIVDDALLKTAAIYSMSGRYAEAISVYRNIVDNLKNSTLGDLALKKIGETFEEKLETPAEAIKAYRELLSRYPKSIYVNQVRKRMRELEQTAKKSS from the coding sequence ATGACATTTTTATCTCCAAATAAATTCCACGAAGGAATGTATCTATTTATTTTCCTGTTTTTTGCTGTACTACCTGCCGTTTACTCTCAGACCAGTTCAAATCTACTCAATCTTGCAAAAAATTATGAAGAGGACGGGCTTTATGAAAAGGCCGTTCCGATCTATGAAGAATTATACAAGAAAGACCTGACAAATATTGTCGTTTTAGACCGACTGAAGAATGTTTACCGAGTTCTGAGCAAACACGACGGTTTATTGCTGGTTCTCACAAATCAACTTAAGAAGGACTCAGCAAATATTGCCTTGTTATGTGAATTGGCCGACGCCCTGTATAAATCAAAAAATATTCCCATAGCGCAAAACATAGTTCAAAAGATCATTGCACTTGATCCTGGTTCTGAGGGTACGTATCGCCTTGTCATCACGGTTCTCATGGGTAATCGCAGGTTTGATGAGGTGGAACAAACCTACCGGACAGCGCGAAAGAACCTGGCAAACGATAAATTATTTATTTTAGAGATGGCAAGCCTTCTCGTGTACAAAAACGAGTATTATTTAGCAGCAAAAGAATTTCTTAGATATTATAACCTGAATCCAGGCAGTCAGGACTATGTCAAAACTCAGATTCTCCAATTTCCAAATAATTCAAATGATAATCAGTTGGTGATAAAAGCAATCCGGGAGAATCTGGAATTCAATAAAGAAGATTATGCGCTGAATAAATTTCTAATCGACGTTTTAATAAAAAACCAGAATTATGAGTCTGCGTTTGAACAAAGTAAATTAGTGGATACAAAACGCGGTAAGAATGGCGCCGAGATATTAAGTTTTGCAAACATGATGTTTGACAATAGACAGTTCGGCATCTCTCAGGAAGCTTATGCCTATTTTTTGACATTGTATCCCAATGCGCCGCAGGCGGAAATGGGTATTGCCAAATGTTTTGAAAGTATGGGTTCAAATGATGTCCTTATTGTGGCCCAGTCGGACACCGCTTCATTCAAGCAGAAAATAAAAGAAAATATTTCAGCCGATAGGGCCATTCAAACCTACCAAATGCTGATTGCTAAGTATCCAAATTCGGAGTGGAGCGCAGAAGCGTATTTTCATATCGGCGAAATTAAGTTACGAAAGTTTTTCGATGTGCAGGAAGCATTTGTGAATTTCTCAAAAGCCGTTGATTCTAAGAATCCATTTCGAATTGAATCGATGTTTCGTTTAGGCGAATGTTATCTTACAGAAGGGAGGTTGGACAGATCCTTGACTCAGTATACGATGATAAACGCAGAAACCAGGGATGCCGCCACTCGTGACAGAGCGCTTTTCCATGAAGCGGAAATATACTTTTTCATGGAAAAATTCGATTCTTGTCTTAGCCGGATGAAGTCGCTCAGCCGGAGTCAAAACGGGTTATATGTTAATGATGCGCTATCGTACGTGCTTCTCATTCAGGAAAATCAAAAGGAAACCCATTTATTAACAATGTTTGCGAGAGCGAGTCTGTATTTTGTTCAGAAGAAATACTCGGAAGCCCTCGCATTGCTGAGTGAAATCATACATGTGTCTCCAAACGCCGCCATCGTGGATGATGCGTTACTGAAAACCGCAGCTATTTATTCTATGAGCGGGAGATACGCTGAGGCCATCTCGGTATATAGAAATATTGTGGATAATTTAAAAAACAGTACATTGGGAGACCTGGCGCTAAAAAAAATCGGTGAGACCTTTGAAGAGAAATTAGAGACTCCTGCTGAAGCTATTAAGGCGTACAGAGAACTCCTTTCTCGTTATCCAAAGAGCATTTATGTAAATCAAGTGAGAAAACGCATGAGGGAACTGGAACAAACCGCCAAAAAATCTTCGTGA
- a CDS encoding tetratricopeptide repeat protein, with amino-acid sequence MSDKTKKSNPNPGAPFWKSKLFIIITVVCIAGVVYAGMKYFSNNQYAGIPKRAIDEYKLGVAALEKNDPEKALSALLKAAELDQTFADAQARIGEAYFMAAMKHKSAKNTEMKNAMLEQSMVFVNKALVIDLNNGFAHQTLGYHAYEKGNLDEALRELETAETAGVHSFDLHTMLGYLYNEKEETAKCIEQYQKALEFRPADIKTLHNLGELFFGVENFQKAIFFYGELLKYDSKDNSIKANYAASLWKSGDQTKAKELFNQILESPEGNKFKNYNTVAWTLIDKDIDIEWGIKMAHAADELKPRNIESADILGWGYFKNKDYANAVKYLNMSMKMSPSDEVQRRLTMAKEKLDESLKK; translated from the coding sequence ATGTCGGATAAAACAAAAAAGTCCAACCCCAATCCGGGAGCACCGTTCTGGAAAAGCAAACTGTTTATTATCATTACCGTTGTATGCATCGCCGGCGTGGTTTATGCCGGGATGAAATATTTTTCGAACAATCAATATGCAGGTATTCCCAAACGCGCCATTGATGAATACAAATTGGGCGTTGCCGCGCTAGAAAAAAACGATCCTGAAAAGGCATTAAGTGCGTTGCTTAAAGCGGCCGAATTGGATCAGACTTTTGCTGACGCTCAGGCGCGCATCGGCGAAGCCTATTTTATGGCTGCAATGAAACACAAATCGGCGAAAAACACTGAAATGAAAAATGCCATGTTGGAGCAGTCTATGGTTTTTGTCAACAAAGCGCTTGTCATTGATTTGAACAACGGGTTTGCCCACCAGACGTTAGGATATCACGCCTATGAAAAAGGCAATCTGGACGAAGCATTGCGTGAGCTCGAAACGGCTGAAACCGCAGGGGTTCATTCGTTTGATCTTCACACGATGTTAGGATATCTTTACAATGAAAAAGAAGAAACCGCCAAATGCATTGAACAATACCAAAAGGCTCTTGAGTTTCGTCCGGCCGATATTAAGACCCTGCATAATCTTGGTGAATTATTTTTCGGTGTTGAGAATTTTCAAAAGGCCATATTCTTTTACGGAGAACTGCTGAAATATGACTCAAAAGATAATAGCATTAAGGCAAATTACGCGGCAAGCCTATGGAAGAGCGGAGATCAAACAAAAGCTAAAGAATTATTCAATCAAATACTTGAATCGCCGGAAGGCAACAAGTTTAAAAATTATAATACTGTTGCATGGACGCTTATAGATAAGGATATTGATATTGAATGGGGAATTAAAATGGCTCATGCCGCCGATGAATTGAAACCAAGGAACATCGAATCGGCAGACATATTGGGATGGGGATATTTCAAAAACAAAGATTATGCAAACGCTGTAAAATACCTGAATATGTCGATGAAGATGAGCCCGTCTGACGAAGTTCAACGGCGGCTTACTATGGCAAAAGAAAAATTGGATGAATCCTTAAAGAAATGA
- the polA gene encoding DNA polymerase I yields the protein MFERLFLLDGMALAYRAYFAFISNPLKNSKGENTSAVFGFTNALIKILDEEKPEYIAVVFDTPEPTFRHKKYAPYKATREKMPEDMAPQLPLVKQISEALGVPAVELAGFEADDIIGTLSVRAAKENIKAYMVTGDKDFMQLINDKIVMYNPLKKGIALEIVEAAGVKDKFGVEPHNITDMLGLMGDTADNIPGVKGIGEKTAAKLITQYGTIENLYVHIDELKGKVKENLIEYRDNAFLSKELATIDTNVPIKIDFHKLKSGRKNYEQLIILLKQLEFTSLIKKFTKKEEDLFSDLSLTDPEKTVQSQKKRNNRYHLVASLKDLNNLIKQLEKTDAFSFDTETTGIDPMQDDLVGLSFSFQEHEAFYIPVNGELPRETVLSQLKPVLENEKIKKSGQNSKYDVLVLKNCGIQVRGINFDTMIAAHLINSEKDVNIDALAKEYLGYTKIPTSDLIGSGRNQTNMQDIPHEIIAEYACEDADCVEQLKHVLVKKLKETESDRIFHDIEMPLSSVLADMEYHGVWLDLKILKDMSLEFAKEIKKQEKTIFKEAGIHFNLNSPQQLGDVLFEKLQIQKLAGIEKPKRTGKTKQYATDVRILELYKSLPIIDSILAYRQLTKLKSTYIDGLPPLLNPKTGRIHSTFSQTIASTGRLSSSNPNFQNIPIRTDMGREIRTAFTPQLKNWVLLSADYSQIELRVMAHMSGDENLIQAFKDGEDIHTTTASLVFEIPKEKVTKDLRRKAKDINFGIMYGISPFGLASRIGMSQSEAKTFIQNYFAKYPTIKACIDRIMDQGKSSGFVTTLFGRRRYLPDLQSKNFTVRNVAERAAINTPIQGTAAEIIKIAMIHVDHAIRKEKLKSKMILQVHDELVFEVMQEEIGTMKSLVKEKMENAVKIKAPLKVDIGVGDNWLETK from the coding sequence ATGTTTGAGAGATTATTTTTGTTGGACGGGATGGCGCTCGCCTATCGCGCCTATTTTGCGTTTATAAGCAATCCCCTCAAGAACTCCAAAGGTGAGAATACGAGCGCAGTATTCGGATTTACAAATGCGTTGATCAAAATACTGGACGAGGAAAAGCCGGAGTATATCGCGGTTGTTTTTGATACGCCGGAACCCACGTTTCGCCACAAGAAATACGCTCCCTACAAAGCAACACGTGAGAAAATGCCGGAAGATATGGCACCGCAGCTTCCTCTGGTTAAACAAATATCTGAAGCATTGGGTGTTCCGGCGGTCGAATTGGCGGGCTTCGAGGCTGATGATATTATTGGCACTCTGTCTGTACGAGCCGCCAAAGAGAACATCAAAGCGTACATGGTCACCGGCGATAAAGATTTTATGCAACTGATCAATGATAAAATCGTCATGTATAACCCGCTAAAAAAAGGCATCGCGCTCGAAATTGTCGAAGCCGCCGGCGTCAAGGATAAATTTGGAGTGGAGCCTCACAATATCACCGACATGCTCGGCCTGATGGGAGATACGGCGGATAATATTCCCGGCGTCAAAGGGATCGGAGAAAAGACCGCAGCAAAACTGATCACCCAATACGGAACTATCGAAAATCTGTATGTACATATTGATGAGCTCAAAGGAAAAGTCAAAGAAAACCTTATCGAATACAGAGATAATGCTTTTTTGTCAAAAGAATTGGCAACTATTGATACGAATGTTCCGATTAAGATCGATTTTCACAAACTTAAATCAGGCCGGAAGAATTACGAACAATTGATCATACTGCTGAAGCAACTCGAATTTACTTCACTCATTAAAAAATTTACAAAAAAAGAAGAGGATCTGTTTTCAGATCTCAGTTTGACCGATCCCGAAAAGACGGTGCAATCGCAGAAAAAGCGAAACAACCGATATCACCTTGTAGCATCACTAAAAGATCTCAATAATCTCATTAAACAACTCGAGAAGACCGATGCTTTTTCATTCGATACTGAGACGACCGGTATTGATCCCATGCAGGACGATTTGGTAGGGCTATCCTTTTCATTCCAAGAACATGAGGCTTTTTATATCCCTGTCAACGGCGAATTGCCTCGTGAAACCGTCCTGTCGCAGTTGAAACCGGTTCTTGAAAATGAAAAAATCAAGAAGTCGGGACAAAACTCAAAGTACGATGTTCTCGTCCTCAAAAACTGCGGCATACAGGTACGAGGAATTAATTTTGACACAATGATAGCCGCACACCTGATCAATTCAGAAAAAGACGTCAATATCGACGCATTGGCGAAAGAATACCTCGGCTACACAAAAATTCCTACTTCAGATTTAATAGGTTCCGGACGAAATCAAACCAACATGCAGGATATTCCACACGAGATAATCGCTGAATACGCATGTGAAGATGCAGATTGCGTGGAACAATTAAAACATGTTTTGGTCAAGAAACTCAAAGAGACCGAGTCGGACAGAATCTTCCATGATATCGAAATGCCGCTGTCCTCTGTCTTAGCAGATATGGAATACCATGGCGTTTGGCTTGACCTGAAAATTCTGAAAGACATGTCATTGGAATTTGCAAAAGAAATTAAAAAACAGGAGAAGACTATTTTTAAAGAGGCCGGTATCCATTTTAATCTGAATTCTCCCCAACAGCTCGGCGATGTGTTATTTGAAAAACTACAAATCCAAAAGTTGGCCGGTATAGAAAAACCTAAGCGTACGGGTAAAACCAAACAATATGCGACCGATGTTCGGATACTTGAATTATATAAAAGCCTTCCCATCATTGATTCGATCCTTGCGTATCGGCAATTGACCAAATTGAAGTCAACTTACATTGACGGCCTGCCGCCCTTGCTTAATCCTAAAACAGGCCGTATTCATTCGACTTTCAGCCAAACAATCGCATCAACGGGACGATTATCTTCCAGTAATCCTAATTTTCAGAATATTCCGATCAGAACCGATATGGGACGCGAAATTCGGACGGCATTTACCCCGCAGCTCAAAAACTGGGTATTGCTTTCAGCAGACTATTCGCAGATTGAATTACGGGTAATGGCGCATATGTCGGGTGATGAGAATCTGATTCAGGCATTCAAAGATGGAGAAGATATTCATACCACAACCGCATCTCTTGTTTTTGAAATTCCGAAGGAAAAGGTGACAAAGGATTTGCGAAGAAAGGCCAAAGATATTAATTTCGGAATCATGTACGGTATTTCGCCGTTTGGCCTCGCAAGCCGCATTGGTATGAGCCAAAGCGAGGCAAAAACTTTTATACAAAATTACTTTGCAAAGTATCCTACCATAAAAGCGTGTATCGATAGAATTATGGACCAGGGTAAATCTTCCGGTTTTGTCACTACATTGTTTGGCAGACGCCGTTATCTGCCGGATCTGCAGAGCAAGAACTTTACGGTGCGTAACGTCGCCGAGCGAGCCGCTATTAACACACCCATCCAGGGAACGGCTGCAGAAATAATTAAAATTGCCATGATCCATGTTGACCATGCCATACGAAAAGAAAAATTAAAATCAAAGATGATCCTGCAGGTGCATGATGAATTGGTATTTGAGGTTATGCAAGAAGAGATCGGCACTATGAAGAGCTTGGTCAAGGAAAAAATGGAAAATGCTGTAAAAATAAAGGCTCCACTAAAGGTGGATATTGGCGTGGGAGACAATTGGCTTGAGACCAAATAA
- a CDS encoding DUF2914 domain-containing protein, with protein MGKLIVAVMMAFTITSNVIRAQVAIESIKFGTGVEKNDVVGESTSFSAETDKVYCWLRITGAQGKTVMVKWYRDNVFLSDVALEITSNNMRTYAYKTIFGNGGNYKVEIVDDGGNIIQTGEFVVSGGSVSAASATEGGLIIEALKFGTGVEKSEIVGEATTFSASTDKVYCWVKVTGGDGKSITLKWYYNNTFMNDVLLEIKSNSMRTYAYKTIAGNQGDWRVEIVGSSGAVLQAASFIVK; from the coding sequence ATGGGTAAATTAATAGTGGCAGTGATGATGGCTTTTACGATCACGTCCAATGTCATACGTGCACAAGTTGCCATCGAATCAATCAAATTCGGAACGGGTGTTGAAAAAAACGATGTCGTTGGCGAAAGCACCTCGTTTTCGGCGGAAACTGATAAAGTTTATTGTTGGCTGAGGATTACCGGAGCCCAGGGAAAAACGGTAATGGTGAAGTGGTATCGGGACAATGTATTTTTGTCGGACGTTGCCCTTGAAATTACTTCTAATAATATGCGAACCTATGCCTATAAAACGATTTTCGGCAATGGAGGAAACTACAAAGTCGAGATCGTCGACGACGGGGGAAATATAATACAAACCGGCGAATTCGTTGTGTCAGGAGGATCCGTTTCGGCTGCGTCGGCAACAGAGGGCGGACTAATTATTGAGGCTCTGAAATTCGGTACAGGTGTTGAAAAAAGTGAGATTGTGGGAGAAGCGACAACATTTTCCGCTTCGACGGACAAAGTGTATTGCTGGGTCAAAGTTACTGGTGGAGACGGGAAGTCGATTACTTTAAAATGGTATTACAATAACACATTCATGAATGATGTATTACTTGAAATTAAATCCAACTCAATGCGCACGTACGCGTATAAAACCATCGCTGGAAATCAAGGCGATTGGAGAGTTGAGATAGTAGGGTCTTCCGGTGCCGTGTTGCAGGCCGCCTCTTTTATTGTGAAATAG
- a CDS encoding dicarboxylate/amino acid:cation symporter, translating to MKLHSKILLGLIVGLIAGIITNQYLGSGAQPGLEFFISNITDPIGQIFLRLLFMIVVPLVFASLALGVANLGDMGTLGKIGIRTLIYFLVLTVIATFIGLFLVQVFQPGKNFDPAVQTRLMELYGEGSSEVIGRSKEIEFTIMTFVNMILPRNILRAIVDMQMLPIILLSLLFGIMLTKMKPPEVDSMKRGLTGLNEFSIRIVDMTMEIAPFAVPCLIFGVSARFGLEILKPLGMYVLLVFTGYLIHMAVVYSILLRTVAGVNPWKFFKAIKPIMITAFSTSSSNATLPTTIRVSEEDLHIAPKIAGFVLPLGATSNMNGTSLYEGLTVLFIAQIFGVDLSLTQQAMVVVMTVLTAIGAAGIPGGSLPLIVLVLQTVGVPAEGIGIILGVDRILDMGRTVVNVTGDVTAAAYIAKTQGEPARFDS from the coding sequence ATGAAATTGCATTCGAAGATTCTTTTGGGCTTAATCGTCGGCCTGATCGCCGGTATTATAACGAATCAATATCTGGGATCCGGTGCGCAACCCGGCTTGGAGTTCTTTATTTCCAATATCACCGATCCTATCGGCCAGATATTTTTACGGCTTCTGTTCATGATCGTGGTACCGCTGGTATTTGCATCATTAGCCCTCGGCGTTGCCAATTTGGGCGATATGGGAACTCTCGGAAAGATTGGGATACGTACCCTAATTTATTTTCTCGTTTTAACGGTAATAGCGACATTCATTGGCCTTTTTTTAGTTCAGGTATTTCAGCCTGGCAAAAATTTCGATCCGGCCGTGCAAACCCGCTTAATGGAACTATACGGGGAGGGATCATCCGAGGTGATTGGCCGCAGTAAAGAGATCGAATTTACCATAATGACTTTTGTTAATATGATATTGCCACGTAATATCCTTCGAGCGATCGTAGATATGCAAATGCTGCCGATCATATTGTTATCGCTTCTTTTTGGAATCATGTTGACCAAAATGAAACCGCCTGAGGTGGATTCGATGAAGAGAGGATTAACCGGGCTTAATGAATTTTCTATTCGAATTGTTGATATGACTATGGAAATTGCGCCATTTGCAGTTCCGTGTTTGATATTCGGAGTATCGGCCCGATTTGGCTTAGAAATTTTAAAGCCATTGGGTATGTATGTACTGCTGGTTTTTACTGGGTATTTAATCCATATGGCTGTAGTGTATTCAATTTTATTGCGAACCGTTGCCGGCGTAAATCCTTGGAAATTTTTTAAAGCGATAAAGCCTATTATGATCACGGCATTTTCAACGAGTTCCAGTAACGCGACACTTCCCACAACGATTCGAGTGTCAGAAGAAGACTTGCATATTGCGCCAAAAATTGCCGGCTTCGTATTACCGCTCGGTGCAACCTCCAATATGAACGGGACTTCGCTCTATGAGGGTTTGACCGTTTTATTTATTGCACAAATCTTTGGGGTTGACCTCTCGTTAACCCAGCAGGCGATGGTCGTCGTCATGACTGTCTTAACGGCAATCGGTGCAGCGGGAATTCCAGGGGGTTCATTGCCGCTAATTGTCTTGGTGCTGCAAACGGTGGGCGTGCCGGCCGAAGGTATCGGTATTATACTTGGAGTTGATCGTATTCTTGATATGGGCCGAACAGTTGTTAATGTTACTGGCGACGTGACAGCCGCCGCCTACATCGCAAAGACTCAAGGCGAACCTGCTCGATTTGATTCATGA
- a CDS encoding cytochrome c maturation protein CcmE has protein sequence MEKKNIKIIVGVTLVVSVLTFLSVSGFNEGKSYYKFVDELVAMGPEAYKKNLKVHGNVVSGSIKKDEHKLEFLLTRNGATIPVKYIGKAPVPDTFKDECEAVIDGRFKEDGTFEGTQIQAKCASKYEVDYKDLKGS, from the coding sequence ATGGAAAAAAAGAACATAAAGATCATTGTTGGAGTTACTCTGGTTGTTTCCGTTCTGACTTTTTTAAGTGTCAGCGGATTTAATGAAGGCAAGTCGTATTATAAATTTGTTGACGAACTTGTTGCAATGGGGCCGGAAGCCTATAAGAAAAACTTGAAGGTACATGGCAACGTTGTAAGCGGTAGTATTAAGAAGGATGAACATAAACTCGAGTTCTTGCTGACACGCAACGGCGCCACGATTCCAGTGAAATACATCGGGAAAGCGCCCGTTCCGGATACGTTTAAGGATGAATGTGAAGCGGTTATAGACGGCCGTTTCAAAGAAGACGGCACATTTGAAGGTACTCAGATCCAAGCCAAGTGCGCGTCAAAATATGAAGTGGATTATAAAGACCTCAAAGGCTCTTAA